Part of the Paenibacillus kyungheensis genome, TTCGGGACAAAGGAGACAGGTGGTGCATGGTTGTCGTCAGCTCGTGTCGTGAGATGTTGGGTTAAGTCCCGCAACGAGCGCAACCCTTATGCTTAGTTGCCAGCACATCATGGTGGGCACTCTAAGCAGACTGCCGGTGACAAACCGGAGGAAGGTGGGGATGACGTCAAATCATCATGCCCCTTATGACTTGGGCTACACACGTACTACAATGGCCGGTACAACGGGAAGCAATATCGCAAGATGGAGCCAATCCTTAAAAGCCGGTCTCAGTTCGGATTGCAGGCTGCAACTCGCCTGCATGAAGTCGGAATTGCTAGTAATCGCGGATCAGCATGCCGCGGTGAATACGTTCCCGGGTCTTGTACACACCGCCCGTCACACCACGAGAGTTTGCAACACCCGAAGTCGGTGGGGTAACCGCAAGGAGCCAGCCGCCGAAGGTGGGGTAGATGATTGGGGTGAAGTCGTAACAAGGTAGCCGTATCGGAAGGTGCGGCTGGATCACCTCCTTTCTATGGAGAATCGTTTCCTGCAACGGAAACATTCGAACGTCTTTCTTTCGGGAAAGACAAACGCAGAACACTCCGGTGGATCTGTGGTCATCCAAGTGGTGACACCACTCACTCGTTGTTCAGTTTTGAAAGAGTAAACCTCTTTCAGACTGTTGATCCTTGAAAACTGGATACCGAAAACGAAACATTGCGTTTTAGAAGGTTTCTTCTCTACGACTGTGTTAAACAGCAGTAGGCGAGAAATTGAAATACACCGTTTCTATTGATTTAGAAACACTTAGGTTAAGCTACTAAGAGCACACGGTGGATGCCTAGGCGCTAGGAGCCGATGAAGGACGTGGCGAACAACGATAAAGCCTCGGGGAGCTGTAAGCAAGCTGTGATCCGGGGATGTCCGAATGGGGAAACCTAACTGGATTCATCTCCAGTTACTCACACCTGAATACATAGGGTGTGCAGAGGCAGACGAGGGGAACTGAAACATCTAAGTACCCTCAGGAACAGAAAACAAGAGTGATTCCGTCAGTAGCGGCGAGCGAACGCGGAACAGCCCAAACCAATGAGCTTGCTTGTTGGGGTTGTGGGACGTCTCTTTGGAGTTACAAAGGAAGATGGTAGGCGAAGAGGTCTGGAAAGGCCCGCAAGACAAGGTGAAAGCCCTGTAGCTAAAATCATCTTCTCTCCGAGACGGATCCCGAGTAGTGCGGGGCACGTGAAACCCCGTATGAATCTGCCAGGACCATCTGGTAAGGCTAAATACTCCCTAGCGACCGATAGTGAAGCAGTACCGTGAGGGAAAGGTGAAAAGGACCCCGGAAGGGGAGTGAAATAGAACCTGAAACCGTGTGCTTACAAAAAGTCAGAGCCCTATTACTGGGTGATGGCGTGCCTTTTGTAGAATGAACCGGCGAGTTACGTTCCCGTGCAAGGTTAAGGTGAAAAGCCGGAGCCGCAGCGAAAGCGAGTCTGAATAGGGCGACTGAGTACGTGGACGTAGACCCGAAACCAGGTGATCTACCCCTGTCCAGGGTGAAGGTACGGTAACACGTACTGGAGGCCCGAACCCACGCACGTTGAAAAGTGCGGGGATGAGGTGGGGGTAGCGGAGAAATTCCAATCGAACCTGGAGATAGCTGGTTCTCCCCGAAATAGCTTTAGGGCTAGCCTCGGAAGTTGAGTCGTGGAGGTAGAGCACTGATTGGATGCGGGGCCCGCAAGGGTTACCAAGTTCAGTCAAACTCCGAATGCCACAGACTTTATTCCGGGAGTCAGACAGTGAGTGCTAAGATCCATTGTCGAAAGGGAAACAGCCCAGACCATCAGCTAAGGTCCCCAAGTGTGTGTTAAGTGGGAAAGGATGTGAAGTTGCACAGACAACCAGGATGTTGGCTTAGAAGCAGCCACCATTGAAAGAGTGCGTAATAGCTCACTGGTCGAGTGACTTTGCGCCGAAAATGTAACGGGGCTAAACACACCACCGAAGCTATGGCTTGATACTTTGTATCAGGGGTAGGGGAGCGTTGAATGAAGATTGAAGGTGTACCGCAAGGAGCGCTGGACCTCATTCAAGTGAGAATGCCGGTATGAGTAACGAAAAGATCAGTGAGAATCTGATCCGCCGAAAACCCAAGGATTCCTGAGGAAGGCTCGTCCTCTCAGGGTAAGTCGGGACCTAAGGCGAGGCCGAAAGGCGTAGTCGACGGACAACAGGTTGAAATTCCTGTACCACCGAAAGCCGTTATGAGCAATGGGATGACGCAGGAGGATAGTGACGCGGACTGATGGATGTCCGTTCAAGCAGTGAGGCTGGTATGTAGGCAAATCCGCATACCCCAAGGCCAGGCTGTGATGAGGAGCGAAAATTATAGTAGCGAAGGTCATGATTTCACACTGCCAAGAAAAGTCTCTAGCCAGGAAGCAGGTGCCCGTACCGCAAACCGACACAGGTGGGTGAGAAGAGAATTCTAAGGCGCGCGGAAGAACTCTCGTTAAGGAACTCGGCAAAATGACCCCGTAACTTCGGGAGAAGGGGTGCCCCGGTAGTGTGAATAGCACGAGGGGGCCGCAGTGAAAAGGCCCAAGCGACTGTTTAGCAAAAACACAGGTCTGTGCGAAGCCGCAAGGCGAAGTATACGGGCTGACGCCTGCCCGGTGCTGGAAGGTTAAGGGGAGTGGTTAGCGCAAGCGAAGCTATGAACCGAAGCCCCAGTAAACGGCGGCCGTAACTATAACGGTCCTAAGGTAGCGAAATTCCTTGTCAGGTAAATTCTGACCCGCACGAATGGCGTAACGATTTGGGCGCTGTCTCAACGAGAGATCCGGTGAAATTTTAATACCTGTGAAGATGCAGGTTACCCGCGACAAGACGGAAAGACCCCATGGAGCTTTACTGCAACTTGATATTGAACTGGGGTGCGATTTGTACAGGATAGGTGGGAGCCGTAGACATCGGAGCGCAAGCTTCGGTTGAGGCGCCGTTGGGATACCACCCTGATCGCATTTGAGTTCTAACCTCGTACCGTGATCCGGTACAGGGACCGTGTCAGGTGGGCAGTTTGACTGGGGCGGTCGCCTCCTAAAGTGTAACGGAGGCGCCCTAAGGTTCCCTCAGAATGGTTGGAAATCATTCGAAGAGTGTAAAGGCATAAGGGAGCTTGACTGCGAGACAGACACGTCGAGCAGGGACGAAAGTCGGGCTTAGTGATCCGGTGGTACCGCATGGAAGGGCCATCGCTCAACGGATAAAAGCTACCCTGGGGATAACAGGCTTATCTCCCCCAAGAGTCCACATCGACGGGGAGGTTTGGCACCTCGATGTCGGCTCATCGCATCCTGGGGCTGAAGTAGGTCCCAAGGGTTGGGCTGTTCGCCCATTAAAGCGGTACGCGAGCTGGGTTCAGAACGTCGTGAGACAGTTCGGTCCCTATCTGTCGTGGGCGTAGGAAATTTGAGAGGAGCTGTCCTTAGTACGAGAGGACCGGGATGGACGCACCGCTGGTGTACCAGTTGTTCCGCCAGGAGCATCGCTGGGTAGCTACGTGCGGAAGGGATAAGCGCTGAAAGCATCTAAGCGTGAAGCCCCCCTCAAGATGAGATTTCCCAGTATGTAAGACCCCTTGTAGACGACGAGGTTGATAGGTTGGGGGTGGAAGTGCCGCAAGGCATGGAGCTGACCAATACTAATCGGTCGAGGGCTTATCCAAATAAGCTAACACGCGATGGTTTTCGTTTTCGGATTCAGTTTTCAGGGAGCAACACACCTGCCTGTTTGGTAATGATGGCGGAGGGGTTCCACACGTACCCATCCCGAACACGACCGTTAAGCCCTCCAGCGCCGATGGTACTTGGACCGCAGGGTCCTGGGAGAGTAGGACGTTGCCAAGCAAAATAGTTTTATCCCTTCGGGGTTTTTTTTTCGCCGAAGGGTTAAGATTGATTTTAATAGGTTGAAGCGTATGAAAAGTTACGCTGTTACTTTTTTAAGCGGCCCGTTGGTCAAGTGGTTAAGACACCTCCCTTTCACGGAGGTAACAGGGGTTCGAGTCCCCTACGGGTCATTAACATATACACTATGCCGGTGTAGCTCAGTTGGTAGAGCAACTGACTTGTAATCAGTAGGTCGGGGGTTCAAATCCTCTCGCCGGCACCATTTATTTTTAATATTAATTTGATTGCTATGGCGGTCGTGGCGAAGGGGTTAACGCACCGGACTGTGACTCCGGCATTCGTGGGTTCAAGTCCCATCGGTCGCCCTTTATAATCTTATAAAGAATTAGCTTGATATTAGTATTAAAATGATGTAAAATGTAATATGTATGTTAAATCAATACTATTACTGCCTAAATTGTATGAGTCATTAGCTCAGTCGGTAGAGCACCTGACTTTTAATCAGGGTGTCGAAGGTTCGAGCCCTTCATGACTCACCATTTTTCTTAATATGCGCGTGTGGCGGAATTGGCAGACGCACTAGACTTAGGATCTAGCGTCTCACGACGTGGGGGTTCAAGTCCCTCCACGCGCATAGATTTTGCGGACGTGGCTCAGCGGTAGAGCATCGCCTTGCCAAGGCGAGGGTCGTGGGTTCGATTCCCATCGTCCGCTCCAATCTTTATTCAGTGTAGAGCGTATATATTATATACGTTTTTATTCTACGCTTTAATTCATATAACAACTATATTTGTTTATAGTTGGCATGTGTAAGATTTGATTAACATGGTTATTCAGGTTTTATAATATACCTGATGTTAACCATATCCTCTTAATCCGCGGGTGTAGTTCAATGGTAGAACTTCAGCCTTCCAAGCTGATAGCGTGGGTTCGATTCCCATCACCCGCTTTATAAAAAAGGATGTCTGCATTGTGCAGGCATCCTTTTTAGTTTTCTATTAATTTAATAGGCTAAAGAATGCGATAAGTGATAAAGGATTATGGATATAGGTTGAATAGTATTGGATAAAAAAGAAACAGCACAGAAGTAACTCTTATTCTGTACTGTTTCTTTTTATATTACTTTGTTTTTTTATATTGCTTTGTATGCATTTCAAATATATTTTAAACATATTTAGCTAGGTATTAGTTTTAAAAGATTATTTTAAATTCCAGCGTAAAATCATACCCATTTGGGTGAGTCCTGCACCAAAACCATATAGTAATACGGTATTTCCATTTTTTAATTTATGATCATCTCTTCCTAATTGCAAAGCTAGAGGAATTGAAGCAGAAGAAGTGTTGCCGTACCATTCAGCACTGGTAAGTGTATGGTCTAGAGAAAATCCTGTTTTTTCGCAAATCGAATCGATCATTTTGAGATTAGCGCTATGTGGAACGAACCAATTAATATCGGTAAGGGATTGATTGGTCTGATCTAAAAGGTTTTGAATACCTTTTGGTACTGTACGTACAGCCCATTTATAGACTTCACGACCATTTTGTACGATTTTTCCATTGCCAAGCATCGCTTGATTATTGATTTGATCGGATAATCCGGTGCGGTATACATGTTCTCCACCAGAACCATCGCTATCCATAAAAGTTCCTAGAAAGCTAGGTTGTTCTGGATCGTATTCGACTAAGGCTGCACCGGCACCATCACCGAATAAAATACATGTGCTGCGATCGGTATAATCTGTTATTTTGCTCATCGTTTCACTAGCAATCACTAGAATTTTGCGATGAAGACCTGATGTGATAAAGCTATTGGCTACATGAAGTGCATATACAAAGCCAGCACAAGTAGCATTGAGATCTAGTGCACCAGCACCTTTGATATTGAAATAAGATTGAATTTGAGTAGCTGTACTTGGAAATACATAATCTGAAGTTGTGGTAGCCACAATAATGAGTTCTACATCTTCCAAAGTACCTGGATAAGTTTTCTGTAGATTTTTGACTGCTTCTATTCCGAGTGTAGATGTGAATTGTTGCTCATTAGCAATACGGCGTTCTCTTATCCCTGTACGTTGAACAATCCATTCGTCAGATGTATCGACTAGCTGTTCAAGATCAGTGTTAGTTAAACGTTTGTCGGGGACATAAGTTCCTAATGCTGTAAGACGAGCTGTTGAATGATTGATAAAGATCACCTCTATATATGATTTGAATGATGTGTATATACTGGAGTAGTTGATAATTTGGTAAGATGCTGATTATCTTGTAATACAATGACTATATAAACCGATTGGATTGACAGAGTTAGATTATGATAGGATATTTTATAAAAAGGCAGCATAATGATTGTATTTAATCTTTTTAATACTAGGTTATAGTACCAGGTACTAATTCATTTTAAATATAACCTATTTGAACAATATTGTAAATCGATTATTGATTTTGGGATGACTAAGTGATGTTGATATAGCTCGATTGGTTTTGAGGTAATAGTAAATGTTATAATGGAAGCATATGGAGTTATCATACCATACAGAATCATATTGTTTAAATCATGAGAAAAGTATATTTTAAATGATATGCTTTATTTTGTTTGTATGGACTGTTTTATAATTGAAGTAGTATATAAGTTATACTATGTGGAAAGTGCTAATGATTCAGATCTGACGTAATTTATCATTTTCAGTGAGGTGACTATAGTAATGGATATTAGACAATTAACAGTAGAAGATTTTGATGCACGAGCGGAATTAGGAATGTATGCTTTTCAATATCGCAGATCTGCAGAAGAACTGGAAAAAGAAAAACAAGGTTTTAAACCAGAACGAACATGGGGACTTTTTGAAGAAGAGCAATTGAGTGCTCAACTTACACTTTTACCATTACAGACGTACATACACGGGCAAGTTTTTGATATGGGTGGGATTGCAGGTGTTGCGACCTGGCCTGAGAAAAGAAGACAGGGATTGGTTGCGAAGTTATTAGATCATACACTGCAACAAATGAATGAAGCAGGGCAATCGATATCCTTTTTGCATCCGTTTCATTTTCCATTTTATCGTAAGTTTGGCTGGGAGACTTATATTGAATATCGTCAATATACTATTCCTACGAATAAGCTACCTGCTAAAGTTCAAGTTGAAGGTACAATAAAACGTGGTATTCGTGATTTGGAAATTTTTAATGCTGTTTATGAAAAATATGCTTCTAATTATAATGGAACACTGGTAAGAGATACCGAGCGTTGGGAACGAAAATTAGTACCGAATAGTGATTTGTTTACCGCTGTTTATTATAATCCTCAAGATCAAGCTTGTGGTTATCTTATTTATGAGATCAAAGATCAGAAAATGAATATTAAAGAATTGGTATCTCTTGATGAACGTTCACGCCAAGCACTATGGACTTTTATTTCTAACCACGATTCAATGGTGACTGAAGTCAATGTGCAAGCACCGATCGATGATTCGTTGTCGTATCTGTTGAATGATCCACGTATTGAGCAACAGATTGTTCCTTATTTTATGGCGAGAATAGTTAATGTTAAAACGTTTCTTGAGCAATATCCATTTACGGTTGGTAAAGTAGAATCGTTATCGATCCGGGTGAATGATGCGACAGCAGAGTGGAACAATGGGATCTGGGATGTGCTTATTAATGATGAAGGTAAAGCGAAAGTGAGTCGGCGTGAAGCTTTGCCCGAAGGTTTGCAACAAGATCTCTGGGATCATAGTGATATTGATACAGATATTCAAGCATTAACTGTAGCATTGATGGGGTATAAACGTCCGCTAGCTTTATGTAGTTGGGGGAAATGGAAAGGCAAGTTAGAAGCTGTTCATATTTTGGAATCACGGATTCCTTTTACTACCACACATTTGATGGACTTTTTCTAAGCACATGTGAATGGGTGGAGTATTAGTGATGTACGTATAGAGTGATTTTTTAGAATGAATGCTTTAATTGGTGGAAGTTCTTATAAAACGTGAAAGCAAATGAATAGTGATACTGTAAAGGAATCATACAGTTCAAATCGTAAATATAAACAGTATGATCTTTACAATGATAATTAAGCTGAGAAAGCTTATCTCTCTACTGAAGTGCATTATACACTTTGTAGAGGATAAGCTTTTTTTTGAATATAATTGTGCATTTGCACTATTCGAGTATACTTTTGATGACTGAATGACTGAATGACTGAATGACTGAATGACTGAATGACTGAATGACTGAATGACTGAATGACTGAATGACTGAATGACTGAATGACTGAATGACTGAATGACTGAATGACTGAATGACTGAATGACTGAATGACTGAATGACTGAATGACCGAGTTAGATTATATCGATTATATGAAAAATTTAAAAAAGATAATTATGGTGTTAATGTAGGAGCTTGACGATGATGAGTACCTTGTTCATAGCTATATGCTAATTTGATCAATGTGCTTTCATCAAATGGTCTACCTAAAAATTCAATTCCTACCGGCAATTTCTGATTGGTGAATCCAGCAGGAACTGTAATCGCAGGGAAGCCGGAAAAAGGGCTTAACCGATTATTGTCACCTGATACTTGTTCTTCACCGATCGTAGCTGCTGGTTGGGTAGTCGTCGGATAGATAATCGCATCTAGATTCTGGTCTGCCATTACTTTTAAAAGAGATTCGCGTGTGACCTTAGTACGGTTGAGTACGATATCTTTATATTCTTGAGTATCAAGTGTGGCTACAGTGTTACGTTTTTGCATCGCTTCAGCTTGCTTGGGATCAAATTGATTGGATGCTAGAATTTCGGTCAGATTATGATAAGGTGCATCTTCTCCTAAGCTCGCCAGGTAATCATTGATTTGAAATTTAAATTCGTAACCACTAAGGCTAGGGTATTTCATAATTTGTTGTAAGTTAGGAATTTGGATAGGAACCGGTGTAGCTCCTAATCGCTTTATATCATCGACAGCCGTGTAGACCACTTGGGTGACTGATTTTTCACTGTCTTTTGTATTATTGAACAATTCTGTGGCTATACCGATACGAGCTCCTTGCAGACCATCTGCTTGTAATGAATCGGTATAATTCGCAGGGATATGTCCAACGCTATAAGCTGTAGCAATATCGTCTGCATCATAGCCAGCAGTAGCTTGTAATAATATCGCTGCATCTTCTACTGTGCGTGCGATCGGCCCGCCGACATCTTGAGTAAGAGCGAGTGGAATAATACCATCACGACTGCTTAATCCTACCGTAGGACGAATACCGACCAGATTGTTAAATGCAGATGGAATACGAATAGATCCACCTGTATCTGTTCCTAGACCTGCCGCTGCAAAGTTAGCAGCGATAGCAGCTCCTGTTCCACCGCTCGAACCGCCCGGGTAATGATCGAGTGCATAAGGATTCAGCGTCTGCCCTCCAAGTGAGCTCGAAGTAGTAATTCCAAATGCAAATTCATGCAGATTGGATTTGGCTAAAATGATAGCACCTGCTGCTTTGAGCATAGCGATCTGATCAGCGTCTTGATCTGGAATCGAATTTTGAAGACAGACACAACCTGCTGTTGTAGGCATATCGGCTGTATCGAAATTGTCTTTTACAATAATCGGTATACCATGTAAAGGCCCGCGTGCTCCTGTCGTAGCACGTTCTTTGTCTAATTGAGCTGCAATTTCAAGTGCTTTGGGATTAATCGTAAGAATAGCATTAAGCTTGATCCCTTGATCATCATATTTAGCAATTCGATCTAAGTATTGTTGTACAAGCTGAACAGAAGTCAGACGACCTTCTTTCATAGCTGATTGCATCTGAGCAATCGTTGCTTCTGTAATCACAAAAGGTTCATTGGTTCCTGGAGAGCCAGCAGCTTGAACAGAAGAGGTAACACCGTATGTACTGAATGGAGCAACAATTAACGCAATAACTGTAAACCACATAACAATTACTTTTTGATACTTTTTCATATGTTGGATATTAGACAAATAACTTCACTCCTTTGTAAGATATCATCGATTATTGTTGATACATGTAATTAATTATGTATTTTAGTGTTAAAAAAGATAACATGTCAATACAAAAGATCAAATAGGCTTAGATTAGAATATAAAATAATGATTAAAATGATACATATTTAACTGTTCTTTTAAAGAAAATTCGGTACATTAACAAGGAGCAGATAAAATTAATATTTGTGCAAAAGAAATGTGATGTTGCAGTTAAAAGTTTGGTAGAATAAAATGGTAATGGCTTAAATGGAATTATAATCCAGTATAGAAAGAGGAATCAACATGGCAAACAAGTCGGTATACAATTTGGTCATCGTAGGCTATGGCGGAATGGGAAGTTATCATGGGCAATTGATTGAGAAAGTACCTGCACTTGAAGTAACTGGTGTGTACGATATCGTAGACTATCGGATGGAACTTGCTGGACAACATGGTTATCATGCTTATGAAAGTATGGGAGCGGTTTTATCAGATGAAAATGTTGATATTGTATTGATTGCTACTCCTAACGATGTACATAAAGAATTATCGATTCAGGCTTTACGTGCAGGCAAGCATGTTATTTGTGAGAAACCTGTAACGATCAACAGTGCGGATCTGCTAGACATTGTCAAAGTAGCAGAAGAAACCGGTCAGACATTTACAGTACATCAAAATCGTCGCTGGGATGAAGATTTCTTGATTATTCGTGATATGTTTGAAAAACGGGCTGTTGGAGATGTGTTTCATGTGGAATCACGTGTACAAGGAGCTAATGGTATTCCAGGAGATTGGAGACAGCTCAAAGCTTATGGCGGCGGCATGTTGCTTGATTGGGGAGTGCATTTACTAGATCAGCTATTATTGCTTACCGATAGTAAGATCGAAAGTGTCCATGCTCAGTTGAGTACCATTTTGGATACAGAAGTAGATGATGGATTTACAACAACGATTCGTTTTAAAGATGGGTTAACAGCAGTTGTAGAAGTCGGTACAACTAACTATGTTAAATTACCACGCTGGTATGTAAAAGGAACCGAAGGAACAGCAATTATTCAAGATTGGGATCTAAGCGGGGAGATCGTTACCCGTAATACAGAAGTGGAAAAAGTAGAACCCAAACCGATTCAAGCAGGTCGTGGATTGACCAAAACGATGGCTCCACCTTCTGAAGAGTCTACAATTCGTAAATCGATTGAACCGATCCAAAACCCGCCAGAAGAGTTCTATGTGAACTTTTTGTCTGTGATCGAAGGCTCTGCGCAATCGGCTGTACCTAATGAACAAGTACATCGAGTGTTAGTGCTGATCGAGACGATTTTTGAAGCGGCTGAAAAAGATGCAGTGATTCATAAAGAATTTTAAAAATAGATAGGTAGAAATGAATTACACAAAAAGCGGGTATTCTATAGTGAAATATAGATATCGGCTTTTTTGTGATATCCAAGTGGACTGTACATATAGTGTTCTATCATAAGAATTGGATCAGCACATAAGGTCGTGTAATAACCTTAATATTTATTTGAAAAGTGTTACAATATATAGATGTGTATATCGACGTCTGATTGCAACGAATACACAGGAGAAAAATAACCGTAAATAAATGATACACAAATATATACAAGAAAGTGAAAGGAATGAATTATATGAAGCAAGTGGTATTAGCTGAAAAGCCTTCAGTTGCAAGAGAAATCGCGCGTGTGATGGGAAGCCATCAGAAACATAAAGGGTATATGGAAGGCCCTAAATATATAGTAACCTGGGCGCTTGGACATCTAGTCGGTCTAGCAGAGCCGGAAGATTATGATACTCGTTATCAGAAATGGAATCTAGACGATTTGCCGATTTTGCCGCAAAAGATGACGTTAAAAGTACTGCGAGAAAGTAGTCATCAATACAAAATTGTACAGCATCTTCTGAGACGAAATGATGTGCAAGGATTGATCGTAGCTACCGATGCTGCACGTGAAGGAGAATTGTTAGCACGCTGGATTATTCAGATGGCAAAATGGAATAAACCTTTTCAAAGATTATGGATATCTTCTCAGACTGACAAAGCGATCCGTGAAGGATTTG contains:
- a CDS encoding amidase family protein, with product MKKYQKVIVMWFTVIALIVAPFSTYGVTSSVQAAGSPGTNEPFVITEATIAQMQSAMKEGRLTSVQLVQQYLDRIAKYDDQGIKLNAILTINPKALEIAAQLDKERATTGARGPLHGIPIIVKDNFDTADMPTTAGCVCLQNSIPDQDADQIAMLKAAGAIILAKSNLHEFAFGITTSSSLGGQTLNPYALDHYPGGSSGGTGAAIAANFAAAGLGTDTGGSIRIPSAFNNLVGIRPTVGLSSRDGIIPLALTQDVGGPIARTVEDAAILLQATAGYDADDIATAYSVGHIPANYTDSLQADGLQGARIGIATELFNNTKDSEKSVTQVVYTAVDDIKRLGATPVPIQIPNLQQIMKYPSLSGYEFKFQINDYLASLGEDAPYHNLTEILASNQFDPKQAEAMQKRNTVATLDTQEYKDIVLNRTKVTRESLLKVMADQNLDAIIYPTTTQPAATIGEEQVSGDNNRLSPFSGFPAITVPAGFTNQKLPVGIEFLGRPFDESTLIKLAYSYEQGTHHRQAPTLTP
- a CDS encoding GNAT family N-acetyltransferase, yielding MDIRQLTVEDFDARAELGMYAFQYRRSAEELEKEKQGFKPERTWGLFEEEQLSAQLTLLPLQTYIHGQVFDMGGIAGVATWPEKRRQGLVAKLLDHTLQQMNEAGQSISFLHPFHFPFYRKFGWETYIEYRQYTIPTNKLPAKVQVEGTIKRGIRDLEIFNAVYEKYASNYNGTLVRDTERWERKLVPNSDLFTAVYYNPQDQACGYLIYEIKDQKMNIKELVSLDERSRQALWTFISNHDSMVTEVNVQAPIDDSLSYLLNDPRIEQQIVPYFMARIVNVKTFLEQYPFTVGKVESLSIRVNDATAEWNNGIWDVLINDEGKAKVSRREALPEGLQQDLWDHSDIDTDIQALTVALMGYKRPLALCSWGKWKGKLEAVHILESRIPFTTTHLMDFF
- a CDS encoding ketoacyl-ACP synthase III, with the protein product MNHSTARLTALGTYVPDKRLTNTDLEQLVDTSDEWIVQRTGIRERRIANEQQFTSTLGIEAVKNLQKTYPGTLEDVELIIVATTTSDYVFPSTATQIQSYFNIKGAGALDLNATCAGFVYALHVANSFITSGLHRKILVIASETMSKITDYTDRSTCILFGDGAGAALVEYDPEQPSFLGTFMDSDGSGGEHVYRTGLSDQINNQAMLGNGKIVQNGREVYKWAVRTVPKGIQNLLDQTNQSLTDINWFVPHSANLKMIDSICEKTGFSLDHTLTSAEWYGNTSSASIPLALQLGRDDHKLKNGNTVLLYGFGAGLTQMGMILRWNLK
- a CDS encoding Gfo/Idh/MocA family protein, with amino-acid sequence MANKSVYNLVIVGYGGMGSYHGQLIEKVPALEVTGVYDIVDYRMELAGQHGYHAYESMGAVLSDENVDIVLIATPNDVHKELSIQALRAGKHVICEKPVTINSADLLDIVKVAEETGQTFTVHQNRRWDEDFLIIRDMFEKRAVGDVFHVESRVQGANGIPGDWRQLKAYGGGMLLDWGVHLLDQLLLLTDSKIESVHAQLSTILDTEVDDGFTTTIRFKDGLTAVVEVGTTNYVKLPRWYVKGTEGTAIIQDWDLSGEIVTRNTEVEKVEPKPIQAGRGLTKTMAPPSEESTIRKSIEPIQNPPEEFYVNFLSVIEGSAQSAVPNEQVHRVLVLIETIFEAAEKDAVIHKEF